In Triticum urartu cultivar G1812 chromosome 6, Tu2.1, whole genome shotgun sequence, the following proteins share a genomic window:
- the LOC125512629 gene encoding pathogenesis-related protein PR-4-like, with protein MPVSVLVLVALVVVCLSANGAAAQKASGVAATYNLYNPEKINWDLRVASVYCATWYADKPLAWRQRYGWTAFCGPAGAHGRPSCGRCLKVTNRATGARTVARVVDQCDNGGLDLDVAVFRQIDTDGGGVANGHLLVDYEFVGCQD; from the exons ATGCCGGTGTCGGTGCTGGTTCTCGTGGCATTGGTCGTGGTCTGCCTGTCCGCCAACGGGGCGGCGGCGCAGAAGGCGAGCGGCGTGGCGGCGACGTACAACCTTTACAACCCAGAGAAGATCAACTGGGACCTGCGCGTGGCCAGCGTCTACTGCGCGACGTGGTACGCCGACAAGCCGCTGGCGTGGCGGCAGAGGTATGGCTGGACGGCGTTCTGCGGCCCCGCCGGCGCGCACGGCCGGCCGTCCTGCGGTCGCTGCCTCAAG GTGACGAACAGGGCGACGGGGGCGAGGACGGTGGCGAGGGTGGTGGACCAGTGCGACAACGGCGGGCTCGACCTTGACGTCGCCGTGTTCCGGCAGATCGACACCGACGGAGGCGGCGTGGCCAACGGCCACCTCCTCGTCGACTACGAGTTCGTCGGCTGCCAAGACTGA
- the LOC125512631 gene encoding pathogenesis-related protein PR-4-like: MATEVAAAGARMPVSVLVLVALVVACLSANGAAAQQASDVAATYNLYNPEKINWDLRVASVFCATWDADMPLVWRQRYGWTAFCGPAGAHGQPSCGRCLQVTNRATGARTVARVVDQCDNGGLDLDVAVFRQIDTDGGGVANGHLVVDYEFVGCQD, from the exons ATGGCAACGGAGGTCGCTGCCGCTGGCGCAAGAATGCCGGTGTCGGTGCTGGTTCTCGTGGCATTGGTCGTGGCCTGCCTGTCCGCCAATGGCGCGGCGGCGCAGCAGGCGAGCGACGTGGCGGCGACGTACAACCTGTACAACCCAGAGAAGATCAACTGGGACCTGCGAGTCGCCAGCGTCTTCTGCGCGACGTGGGACGCCGACATGCCGCTGGTGTGGCGGCAGAGGTACGGCTGGACGGCGTTCTGCGGCCCCGCCGGCGCGCACGGCCAGCCGTCCTGCGGCCGCTGCCTCCAG GTGACGAACAGGGCGACGGGGGCGCGGACGGTGGCGAGGGTGGTGGACCAGTGCGACAACGGCGGGCTCGACCTTGACGTCGCCGTGTTCCGGCAGATCGACACCGACGGAGGCGGCGTGGCCAACGGCCACCTCGTCGTCGACTACGAGTTCGTCGGCTGCCAGGACTGA